A portion of the Pseudoxanthomonas sp. JBR18 genome contains these proteins:
- a CDS encoding alpha/beta fold hydrolase yields the protein MAGAGRSGRRAHRPALPGRRRVRHRGGRADSARRRPGRLCAHRPGGDVRHAPASFRMSARPDLLLLPGLLNDGELWRDQLEALADIADCQVGDLTGADTLGEVAEQVLDAAPPVFALAGFSLGGYVAQEILRQAPQRVTRLALLDTSYKADTPARAQQRRAQEAAVRKGAFHGFGDSLMRAYTDPVHHGDTALMHRIRAMTQRLGAEVFLRQSGLERRDGSAVLRAFDRPALVLVGEHDGITPPAVHEQMVALLPDATLVRIPQSGHLSPMEQPGAVSTALRDWLLR from the coding sequence GTGGCTGGTGCTGGGCGAAGTGGTCGGCGTGCACATCGACCCGCGCTACCTGGTCGACGGCGTGTACGACACCGCGGCGGCCGCGCCGATTCTGCGCGCCGGCGGCCCGGGCGCTTATGCGCGCATCGGCCCGGAGGCGATGTTCGACATGCGCCGGCCTCCTTCCGCATGAGTGCGCGCCCCGACCTGCTGCTGTTGCCCGGCCTGCTCAACGATGGCGAACTGTGGCGCGACCAGCTCGAGGCGTTGGCCGACATCGCCGACTGCCAGGTCGGCGACCTGACCGGTGCGGACACCCTGGGCGAGGTCGCCGAACAGGTTCTGGATGCCGCGCCGCCCGTGTTCGCCCTGGCCGGGTTCTCGCTGGGCGGCTATGTGGCCCAGGAGATCCTGCGTCAGGCGCCGCAGCGCGTGACGCGCCTGGCCCTGCTGGATACCTCGTACAAAGCCGACACGCCGGCGCGGGCGCAGCAGCGGCGCGCGCAGGAGGCCGCCGTGCGCAAGGGCGCCTTCCACGGCTTTGGCGACAGCCTCATGCGCGCGTACACCGATCCGGTGCACCACGGCGATACCGCCTTGATGCACCGCATCCGGGCCATGACCCAGCGCCTGGGCGCCGAGGTGTTCCTGCGCCAGAGCGGCTTGGAGCGCCGCGACGGCAGCGCGGTGTTGCGGGCCTTCGACCGGCCCGCCCTGGTGCTGGTGGGCGAGCACGACGGCATCACCCCGCCAGCCGTGCACGAACAGATGGTCGCCCTGCTGCCCGACGCCACGCTGGTCCGCATCCCGCAGTCCGGGCATCTCAGCCCGATGGAGCAGCCCGGGGCGGTCAGCACGGCGCTGCGCGACTGGCTCCTGCGCTAG
- a CDS encoding cupin, which translates to MQIEFLPVPMPDHLRLPVRLYRGVLDEGGEPLDAAGFEARFIAHGWCPQWRSGLYRQQHYHANAHEALGVFAGQALLQLGGPEGIELRVGPGDALLLPAGTLHRSLQATRDFCAVGAYPPGQRWDLHLDVPGVDVRAVIAAVPDPACDPITGQAFAAVPGT; encoded by the coding sequence ATGCAGATCGAATTCCTGCCGGTGCCGATGCCGGACCACTTACGGCTGCCCGTGCGCCTGTATCGCGGCGTGCTGGACGAAGGTGGTGAGCCGCTGGATGCGGCCGGCTTCGAGGCGCGTTTCATCGCCCACGGCTGGTGTCCGCAGTGGCGCTCGGGGCTGTACCGCCAGCAGCACTATCACGCCAACGCGCACGAGGCGCTGGGTGTGTTCGCCGGCCAGGCACTGCTGCAGCTGGGCGGCCCGGAGGGCATCGAGCTGCGCGTGGGGCCGGGCGATGCGCTTCTGCTGCCCGCTGGCACCCTACATCGGAGCCTGCAGGCCACGCGCGATTTCTGCGCGGTGGGAGCGTATCCACCCGGCCAGCGATGGGACCTGCACCTCGACGTGCCCGGTGTCGACGTGCGGGCGGTCATCGCCGCGGTGCCGGACCCGGCGTGCGACCCGATCACCGGACAGGCGTTCGCCGCCGTCCCCGGGACCTGA
- a CDS encoding NAD-dependent epimerase/dehydratase family protein yields the protein MNIFIAGATGYIGGTVAERLLAAGHRVRGLVRRSDLAERLGAAGITPVLGTLDDGEILAREARRADAVINAASSDHRPAITALLAALQDTGKTLIHTSGIGVIADDARGQAGDARIFDEDDPLPVAPGRQARRALDQAVLAGGDSGLRGIVLCNAMVYGEGRGLERHSTQIPGLLKPAQRDGMVHVLGAGANRWSNVHVDDLAELYLLALEHGPNGAFYFAENGEASFAQIGGALANRLDLGPVQPWTLEQAAAEWGHDQALALFGSNARVRAKRAREELGWAPRHDSVTRWIETDMPLD from the coding sequence ATGAACATTTTCATCGCCGGCGCCACCGGCTATATCGGCGGCACCGTCGCCGAGCGGCTGCTGGCGGCCGGGCATCGGGTCCGTGGCCTGGTCCGGCGCTCGGATCTGGCCGAGCGGCTCGGCGCGGCGGGGATCACCCCGGTGCTGGGCACCCTGGACGACGGCGAAATCCTCGCCCGCGAGGCGCGCCGCGCCGACGCGGTGATCAATGCCGCCAGCAGCGACCATCGCCCGGCCATCACCGCCCTGCTCGCCGCGCTGCAGGACACCGGCAAGACCCTCATCCATACCAGCGGCATCGGCGTGATCGCCGACGACGCACGCGGCCAGGCCGGCGATGCGCGGATCTTCGACGAGGACGACCCGCTGCCGGTCGCGCCGGGCAGACAGGCACGCCGCGCGCTGGACCAGGCCGTACTCGCCGGCGGTGACAGCGGCCTGCGCGGCATCGTGCTGTGCAACGCCATGGTCTACGGCGAGGGGCGTGGCCTGGAGCGTCACAGCACCCAGATCCCCGGCCTGCTCAAGCCGGCCCAGCGCGATGGCATGGTCCATGTGCTGGGCGCAGGGGCCAACCGCTGGTCCAACGTGCACGTGGACGACCTGGCCGAGCTCTACCTGCTGGCGTTGGAACACGGCCCGAACGGCGCGTTCTATTTCGCGGAGAACGGCGAGGCCTCCTTCGCCCAGATCGGCGGCGCCTTGGCCAATCGGCTGGACCTGGGGCCGGTGCAGCCCTGGACGCTCGAACAGGCGGCTGCCGAGTGGGGCCATGACCAGGCGCTTGCGTTGTTCGGCTCCAATGCGCGGGTCCGCGCCAAGCGGGCGCGGGAGGAACTGGGTTGGGCGCCACGCCACGATTCGGTCACCCGCTGGATCGAGACCGACATGCCGTTGGACTGA
- a CDS encoding glycoside hydrolase family 3 N-terminal domain-containing protein: protein MSNSERIETLIAQMTVEEKVGQLGIFADALRPFAPDVNPEANAQGVAEVREGIRAGRIGALFNGVGAALGREAQRIAVEESRLGIPLLLGSDVIHGMRTVFPIPLGEAASFEPDLARRTARATAVEATAAGIHWTFAPAVDIARDQRWGRGAEGAGEDVVLGCAFAAARVQGFQGEAGLEAEDCLLATPKHFAAYGAVAGGMEYNTVDISVQTLRDVHLPPFKAALDAGAITVMSAFNDINGVPASANRWLMTDLLRGAWQFPGLVVSDYTADMELVAHGYAADDRDATRKAFTAGLDMSMQSGFYEKHLGELVETGEVSMAQLDEGVRRVLHVKERIGLLDNPYRSLDPAREADTSHLPAHEALSREAARRSIVLLKNEGAVLPLKKTGQKIALVGPFARDTDNIEGCWTLFGDKSRYVTLEAGVRAALGDQASLLVEDGCGLEAPIEGGIEAAVAAAQASDVVVLAIGEPQRYSGEAQSRTQIVVPPAHQALAEALAATGKPLVVLLRNGRALALSGAVREAAAIAVTWYLGSQTGHGVADVLFGDYNPAGRLPVSFPQDSGQQPLFYNRPRTGRPELPGVTEYKSRWREITADALYPFGHGLSYTTFAYGPPRLSTATLGWNDTLTVTATVTNTGQVAGETVVQLYVHDKVASRVRPVRELKGFSKVALQPGESAEVSFTLDRSLLAFTGADLSFGAEPGMFDLWVSQCSASGTPAQFELLPPPKG, encoded by the coding sequence ATGTCAAACTCGGAACGGATTGAAACCCTCATCGCACAGATGACGGTCGAGGAAAAAGTCGGTCAGCTCGGCATCTTTGCCGATGCCCTGCGCCCGTTCGCACCGGATGTGAATCCCGAGGCCAACGCCCAGGGCGTGGCCGAGGTGCGCGAGGGGATCCGGGCCGGCCGCATCGGCGCGCTGTTCAACGGCGTGGGCGCGGCCCTGGGCCGCGAGGCCCAGCGCATCGCGGTGGAAGAGTCGCGCCTGGGCATCCCGCTGCTGCTGGGGTCGGACGTGATCCACGGCATGCGCACGGTGTTCCCGATCCCGCTGGGCGAGGCGGCCAGCTTCGAGCCGGACCTCGCCCGCCGCACAGCGCGCGCCACCGCCGTCGAGGCCACGGCCGCGGGCATCCACTGGACCTTCGCGCCGGCCGTGGACATCGCCCGCGACCAGCGCTGGGGCCGCGGTGCCGAGGGCGCCGGCGAGGACGTGGTGCTGGGCTGCGCCTTCGCCGCCGCGCGTGTCCAGGGATTCCAGGGCGAGGCCGGGCTGGAGGCCGAGGATTGCCTGCTGGCCACGCCCAAGCATTTCGCCGCCTACGGCGCGGTGGCGGGCGGCATGGAATACAACACCGTGGACATCTCCGTGCAGACCCTGCGCGATGTCCATCTGCCGCCGTTCAAGGCGGCGCTCGATGCCGGTGCGATCACCGTGATGAGCGCCTTCAACGACATCAACGGCGTGCCGGCCAGCGCCAACCGCTGGCTGATGACCGATCTGCTGCGCGGTGCCTGGCAGTTTCCGGGCCTGGTGGTCAGCGACTACACCGCCGACATGGAGCTGGTGGCCCACGGCTACGCCGCCGACGACCGCGACGCCACCCGCAAGGCCTTCACCGCCGGCCTGGACATGTCCATGCAGAGCGGCTTCTACGAGAAGCACCTGGGCGAGCTGGTAGAGACCGGCGAGGTGTCGATGGCGCAGCTGGACGAGGGCGTGCGCCGGGTCCTGCATGTGAAGGAGCGCATCGGCCTGCTGGACAACCCATACCGCTCGCTCGACCCGGCGCGCGAGGCCGATACCTCGCACCTGCCGGCCCATGAGGCCCTCAGTCGTGAGGCCGCGCGCCGCTCCATCGTGCTGCTGAAGAACGAAGGCGCTGTGCTGCCGTTGAAGAAGACCGGGCAGAAGATCGCCCTGGTCGGGCCGTTCGCGCGCGATACCGACAATATCGAGGGCTGCTGGACGCTGTTCGGCGACAAGTCGCGCTACGTCACCCTGGAGGCCGGGGTCCGTGCCGCCCTGGGTGACCAGGCCTCGCTCCTGGTCGAGGATGGCTGCGGACTGGAAGCACCCATCGAGGGCGGCATCGAGGCCGCTGTGGCCGCGGCCCAGGCCAGCGACGTGGTGGTGTTGGCCATCGGCGAGCCGCAGCGCTACAGCGGCGAGGCCCAGTCGCGCACCCAGATCGTCGTGCCGCCGGCCCATCAGGCCCTGGCCGAGGCCCTGGCCGCCACGGGCAAGCCGCTGGTGGTGCTGCTGCGCAACGGCCGCGCGCTGGCGCTGTCTGGTGCGGTGCGCGAGGCGGCGGCAATCGCGGTGACCTGGTACCTGGGCAGCCAGACCGGACATGGCGTGGCCGACGTGCTGTTCGGCGACTACAACCCCGCCGGCCGGCTGCCGGTGAGCTTTCCGCAGGACTCGGGCCAGCAGCCGCTGTTCTACAACCGCCCGCGCACCGGCCGCCCCGAGCTGCCCGGCGTGACCGAATACAAGTCGCGCTGGCGCGAGATCACCGCCGATGCGCTGTACCCGTTCGGGCATGGCCTGTCCTACACCACTTTCGCCTACGGCCCACCGCGGCTTTCCACCGCCACGCTGGGCTGGAACGACACGCTCACCGTCACCGCCACGGTCACCAACACCGGGCAGGTCGCCGGCGAGACCGTGGTGCAGCTGTACGTGCACGACAAGGTCGCCAGCCGGGTCCGCCCGGTGCGCGAACTGAAGGGTTTCTCCAAGGTGGCCCTGCAGCCGGGCGAATCGGCCGAGGTCAGCTTCACCCTGGACCGCAGCCTGCTGGCGTTCACCGGCGCGGATTTGAGCTTTGGTGCCGAGCCGGGGATGTTCGACCTGTGGGTCAGCCAGTGCTCGGCAAGCGGCACACCGGCGCAGTTTGAGCTGTTGCCGCCTCCCAAGGGCTGA
- a CDS encoding aldo/keto reductase, whose product MSKPIQRPLGASGITVAPLALGGNVFGWSVKDAAGAGKLLDAFVEGGFNLIDTADVYPAWVPGNRGGESEALIGQWLKTSGKRDQVVLATKVAKWGERPGLSPDNIEAAVDDSLRRLQTDYIDLYQAHEDDTSIPLEATLGAFSRLIQKGKVRAIGASNYSAERLAEAFKVSQEQGLPRYESLQPEYNLYDRAGYEDELEPLVKAENIAVISYYALASGFLSGKYRQESDAAKSAARGAQVVKRYLNPRGKAILAALDEVAAAQRATLAQVALAWLMARDSVTAPIASASNVEQLQDIMKAAALQLTADQLQALDQASAG is encoded by the coding sequence ATGTCCAAGCCTATCCAGCGTCCCCTGGGCGCCTCTGGCATCACCGTGGCGCCTCTGGCCCTCGGCGGCAATGTGTTCGGCTGGAGCGTCAAGGACGCGGCCGGCGCCGGCAAGCTGCTCGATGCCTTCGTCGAGGGCGGCTTCAACCTGATCGACACCGCCGATGTGTATCCCGCCTGGGTGCCGGGCAATCGAGGGGGTGAATCCGAAGCACTGATCGGCCAGTGGCTCAAGACCAGCGGCAAGCGCGACCAGGTGGTGCTGGCGACCAAGGTGGCCAAGTGGGGGGAGCGTCCGGGCCTATCGCCGGACAATATCGAGGCAGCGGTCGACGATTCCCTGCGTCGCCTGCAGACCGATTACATCGATCTCTACCAGGCCCATGAGGACGACACCTCCATCCCACTCGAGGCGACCCTGGGCGCATTCTCCAGGTTGATCCAGAAGGGAAAGGTGCGCGCCATCGGTGCCTCCAACTACAGCGCCGAACGCCTGGCCGAAGCGTTCAAGGTTTCCCAGGAGCAGGGTTTGCCGCGCTACGAGAGCCTGCAGCCGGAGTACAACCTCTACGATCGCGCCGGCTACGAGGACGAACTGGAGCCGCTGGTGAAGGCCGAAAACATCGCGGTCATCAGCTATTACGCGCTGGCCAGCGGCTTTCTCAGCGGCAAGTACCGACAGGAAAGCGACGCCGCCAAGAGCGCCGCGCGCGGCGCGCAGGTCGTCAAGCGCTATCTCAACCCGCGCGGCAAGGCGATCCTGGCCGCCCTGGACGAGGTGGCGGCCGCGCAGCGGGCCACCCTGGCCCAGGTCGCACTAGCCTGGCTGATGGCGCGCGATTCGGTCACCGCCCCGATTGCCAGCGCCAGCAACGTCGAGCAGCTGCAGGACATCATGAAGGCGGCCGCCCTGCAGCTCACTGCCGACCAACTCCAGGCTTTGGACCAGGCCAGCGCGGGTTGA
- a CDS encoding methyltransferase, translating into MRRSLAAFALCALIAPTSLPAQTPTPASASLQAAVDGPWRPADETARDRYRHPAQTLAFFGIKPSDTVVEITPGSGWYSAILAPYLKDAGHYVAAVVDPAAVAEGSRAYQQKSRDSLQARFDAAPAQFSGARIVGYAPATPVFGPAGSADVVLTFRNVHNWRMSDNAEAMFKAFFAVLKPGGTLGVVEHRAKDDVADDDKSGYVGQQQVIALATGAGFKLAGQSEVNANPRDTKDYPGGVWTLPPTNRHAQAEDAKFQAIGESDRMTLKFVKP; encoded by the coding sequence ATGCGACGATCACTCGCGGCCTTCGCGCTGTGCGCGCTGATAGCTCCGACCAGCCTCCCGGCACAGACCCCCACCCCCGCTTCGGCCTCGCTGCAGGCGGCGGTGGACGGGCCCTGGCGCCCCGCCGATGAAACCGCTCGCGACCGCTACCGCCATCCGGCGCAGACGCTGGCCTTCTTCGGCATCAAGCCCAGCGACACCGTCGTGGAGATCACGCCCGGCAGCGGCTGGTATTCGGCGATCCTGGCCCCGTACCTGAAAGACGCCGGCCACTACGTGGCGGCGGTGGTCGACCCGGCGGCGGTGGCCGAGGGATCGCGGGCCTACCAGCAAAAATCCCGGGACAGCCTGCAGGCCCGCTTCGACGCGGCACCGGCGCAGTTCTCCGGCGCGCGGATCGTGGGCTACGCTCCGGCCACCCCGGTGTTCGGCCCGGCCGGCTCGGCCGACGTGGTGCTGACCTTCCGCAACGTGCACAACTGGCGCATGTCCGACAACGCCGAGGCGATGTTCAAGGCGTTCTTTGCCGTGCTCAAGCCCGGCGGCACGCTGGGCGTGGTCGAGCACCGGGCCAAGGACGACGTCGCCGACGATGACAAGAGCGGCTACGTCGGCCAGCAGCAGGTGATCGCCCTGGCGACGGGCGCCGGCTTCAAGCTGGCCGGCCAGAGCGAGGTCAACGCCAATCCACGCGACACCAAGGACTATCCGGGCGGCGTGTGGACCCTGCCGCCGACCAATCGCCACGCGCAGGCCGAGGACGCCAAGTTCCAGGCCATCGGCGAAAGCGACCGAATGACGCTGAAGTTCGTCAAACCCTGA
- a CDS encoding DUF2164 domain-containing protein, with translation MAQIQFSTEEKAAIVRRIQLYFDQELRQEIGRFDAEFLLDFFTGEIGGYFYNRGLYDAQAAVSSRLDDLNEAIVQLEMPTEFPR, from the coding sequence ATGGCGCAGATCCAGTTCAGCACCGAAGAGAAGGCCGCCATCGTTCGGCGCATCCAGCTGTATTTCGACCAGGAGCTGCGTCAGGAGATCGGCCGCTTCGATGCCGAATTCCTGCTGGATTTCTTCACCGGTGAAATCGGCGGGTACTTCTACAACCGGGGTCTGTACGACGCCCAGGCCGCGGTGTCGTCGCGTCTGGACGACCTCAACGAGGCGATCGTGCAACTGGAGATGCCGACCGAGTTCCCGCGCTGA
- a CDS encoding DUF2235 domain-containing protein: protein MAEDHKRANDGLLEDGVSFRPANAGDMERFSSAGRALADFPAPILVHRKSPDEKLFVAAFDGTGNDAIHDPEHATNVALIRAQLMKAQRLGQESIGVGYVAGPGTQDNFLERTLDGARGYTYHARTEDMYRQLIEQAAQWKLENPNAQIRVADIGFSRGAEQAAGFSRLVDERGIQDPSGARYERDSDGQIKGVTYTKPPLVAPGQVAQAVGLFDPVGTGDPVKHQDRRLPPSVISGFQLISEDERRGLFKSTHIIDPGQTADGRFLGVYVPGAHSDVGGGYHRDGLSTRSGNLMIDYLNALSDRPYLDKRPVMDDPRRDVIHRSEEGMLIYRIGSKVDRLQPEGYVERLVPKREVDKVPDAYNAEPVDAALRARFERQAVGVGVPVPAPTSSDLRPAPVPASPTAGMAHADAALYQALRAQLPATMADERVMQATVQARREGIVSGALGGAVEREGRLWVVGTTTGYRAQIDLSQPAPPIQESMRQLQSLAPAQHTSAPQQALGQPESPSQAPPVRGGP from the coding sequence ATGGCGGAAGACCACAAGCGCGCAAACGATGGACTGCTGGAGGACGGGGTGTCCTTTCGTCCGGCCAATGCCGGGGACATGGAGCGCTTTTCCAGCGCGGGGCGGGCCCTAGCTGACTTCCCCGCGCCGATCCTGGTGCATCGTAAAAGCCCTGACGAAAAGCTGTTTGTCGCAGCATTCGATGGCACCGGCAACGACGCGATCCACGATCCGGAACATGCGACCAACGTTGCGCTGATCAGGGCGCAACTCATGAAGGCCCAGCGCTTGGGCCAGGAGTCCATCGGCGTCGGGTATGTCGCCGGTCCCGGGACCCAGGACAACTTCCTCGAACGGACCCTGGACGGCGCACGCGGTTACACATACCACGCGCGCACGGAAGACATGTATCGCCAGCTCATCGAGCAGGCCGCGCAGTGGAAGTTGGAAAATCCCAACGCGCAGATCCGTGTCGCCGACATCGGCTTCAGCCGCGGCGCCGAGCAGGCGGCGGGGTTCTCGCGTCTGGTGGATGAGCGCGGCATCCAGGATCCGTCCGGGGCGCGCTATGAGCGCGACAGCGATGGCCAGATCAAGGGCGTCACCTACACCAAGCCGCCGCTGGTCGCGCCGGGGCAGGTGGCGCAGGCGGTGGGGCTGTTCGACCCGGTGGGCACGGGCGATCCGGTCAAGCATCAGGATCGACGCCTGCCGCCTTCGGTGATCTCCGGCTTCCAGCTGATCTCCGAGGATGAGCGGCGCGGTCTGTTCAAGTCCACGCACATCATCGATCCGGGGCAGACAGCCGATGGACGCTTCCTGGGCGTCTATGTGCCGGGTGCGCATTCGGATGTTGGCGGGGGCTATCACCGCGACGGGCTGTCCACGCGCAGCGGCAATCTGATGATCGACTACCTCAACGCGCTCAGCGACCGGCCCTACCTGGACAAGCGCCCGGTGATGGACGACCCGCGCCGCGATGTCATCCACCGCTCCGAGGAAGGCATGCTGATCTACCGGATCGGCAGCAAGGTCGACCGGCTGCAACCGGAAGGCTACGTGGAGCGGCTGGTCCCCAAGCGCGAGGTGGACAAGGTGCCCGACGCCTACAACGCCGAGCCGGTCGATGCGGCCCTGCGCGCTCGCTTCGAGCGCCAGGCGGTCGGCGTCGGTGTCCCGGTGCCGGCGCCCACGTCCAGCGACCTGCGCCCCGCGCCGGTCCCGGCGTCGCCCACCGCTGGCATGGCCCATGCCGATGCCGCGCTCTACCAGGCCCTGCGTGCGCAGCTGCCCGCCACGATGGCCGATGAGCGGGTCATGCAGGCCACCGTGCAGGCGCGCCGCGAAGGCATCGTGTCGGGGGCGCTGGGCGGCGCGGTCGAGCGCGAAGGTCGCCTGTGGGTGGTCGGCACCACGACCGGTTACCGCGCGCAGATCGACCTGTCGCAGCCGGCTCCGCCGATCCAGGAATCCATGCGCCAGCTGCAGTCGCTTGCGCCGGCCCAGCACACCAGCGCACCGCAACAGGCGCTGGGGCAACCCGAGTCACCGAGCCAGGCGCCGCCGGTCCGCGGCGGCCCCTGA
- a CDS encoding pseudouridine synthase — MLIAFNKPFNVLCQFTDRSDPPRRTLAGFGLPKDVYAAGRLDYDSEGLLLLTDDGALAHRLTDPRHKQPKTYLVQVEGAPSEPQLQALQQGVQLKDGLTRPAHVRLLAEPPTLWTRDPPVRMRKTVPDAWLELTINEGRNRQVRRMTAAVGLPTLRLVRASMGEVALGKLQPGEWRFEQS, encoded by the coding sequence GTGCTGATTGCCTTCAACAAGCCCTTCAATGTCCTGTGCCAGTTCACCGACCGCAGCGATCCGCCACGGCGCACGCTGGCCGGGTTCGGCTTGCCAAAGGACGTGTACGCCGCCGGACGACTGGACTACGACAGTGAAGGCCTGTTGCTGCTCACCGATGACGGCGCGCTGGCCCACCGGCTCACCGATCCACGCCACAAGCAGCCCAAGACCTATCTGGTGCAGGTGGAGGGCGCGCCCAGCGAGCCGCAGCTGCAGGCCCTGCAGCAGGGTGTGCAGCTGAAGGACGGCCTGACCCGGCCGGCGCACGTGCGCCTGCTGGCCGAGCCCCCCACGCTATGGACGCGCGACCCGCCGGTGCGCATGCGCAAGACCGTGCCCGATGCCTGGCTGGAGCTGACCATCAACGAGGGACGCAACCGGCAAGTGCGACGCATGACCGCAGCCGTCGGCCTGCCCACGCTACGCCTGGTGCGCGCGTCCATGGGCGAAGTGGCACTCGGCAAACTCCAGCCCGGTGAGTGGCGCTTCGAGCAGTCCTAG